In a single window of the Streptomyces sp. NBC_00353 genome:
- a CDS encoding sigma-70 family RNA polymerase sigma factor, producing MHFEASPTANSLEEAVAVFVQHRTRLFGIAYRVLGSAVEAEDVVQEAWLRWQKTDRSVVVSPVAFLASTTTRLAINVAQSARVRRETYIGPWLPEPIDTSSDPEVGAQRAEALELALLLVLEKLSPTERAAYVLREAFDYTYPEIADILQLTLVNVRKIVSRARKHLSAEQRVSVDAAEHRRLLNTFVSAAQTGDVASLEALLTIDAVSLSDGNGIRGVARIPVLGRARVANLATAYPRFWRGADLRSVEANGRTGVMIYRDGEPTTFLTIAASKEGIHKLMWVFNASKIAAFLDSRSRFAVALGSAPGVCGPPPG from the coding sequence ATGCATTTCGAGGCGTCCCCCACAGCAAATTCCCTTGAAGAGGCCGTTGCTGTCTTTGTGCAGCACCGGACACGTCTCTTCGGAATTGCCTACCGCGTGCTCGGCAGCGCGGTCGAGGCTGAGGACGTCGTCCAAGAAGCGTGGCTGCGCTGGCAGAAGACCGACCGATCCGTGGTGGTCAGCCCGGTGGCCTTCCTCGCGAGTACGACGACCCGCTTGGCCATCAACGTTGCGCAGTCTGCGCGGGTGCGTCGGGAAACCTATATAGGACCATGGCTGCCTGAGCCCATCGACACAAGCTCCGACCCTGAGGTAGGCGCGCAGCGTGCGGAGGCTCTGGAGCTGGCCCTGCTGCTGGTGTTGGAGAAGTTGAGTCCCACTGAACGTGCCGCATACGTACTGCGCGAGGCGTTCGATTACACCTATCCCGAGATCGCTGACATCCTTCAACTCACCCTCGTCAACGTGCGGAAGATCGTAAGCCGTGCTCGCAAGCATCTGTCGGCCGAGCAGCGGGTGAGCGTGGACGCGGCAGAACACCGACGCCTGCTCAACACCTTCGTATCAGCAGCCCAAACGGGGGACGTGGCCTCGTTGGAAGCCCTCCTCACCATCGATGCAGTCAGTCTTTCCGACGGCAACGGCATCCGGGGGGTCGCTCGTATACCCGTGCTGGGCCGTGCACGCGTGGCCAACCTGGCGACCGCCTATCCGCGGTTCTGGCGTGGCGCGGACCTCAGGTCTGTCGAAGCCAACGGCCGTACAGGCGTGATGATCTACCGAGATGGCGAGCCCACAACGTTCCTGACGATAGCCGCCTCGAAGGAAGGCATCCACAAGCTGATGTGGGTATTCAACGCAAGCAAGATCGCCGCGTTCCTGGATTCGCGCTCCCGCTTCGCAGTGGCTCTCGGCTCTGCGCCGGGGGTCTGTGGCCCCCCGCCAGGATGA